The Candidatus Angelobacter sp. DNA window GTAAACTGGGCGAGTGCGCTTCGTCTCGATTGGGAGAAAAAGGAGGCGGCAAAGAAGGCGAAAGCCGCGGCGAATCCACCCCCACCGCCGTCGCCGAAGAAAGACAAAGTGCAGAGTGGTTTGGCCAGGGCGGCAGTCCGCGCGGCGCAGGAGGGATTTCCTGTGTACTCCATTTCGTCGGACGTGCAGGGTTCGACAGGTATCAGCACGTTCCAAAAAAGTTTGCCCCAGCGGTTTGTCGAGGTCGGCATCGCCGAAGCGAACATGATCAGCACGGGCGCGGGCTTTGCCAAAATGGGCTTCATTCCCATCGTGGACACATTTGGACAGTTCGGCGTCACCAAGGGTAATCTCCCGTTGACGATGGCCGCGCTTTCACAGGCACCGGTCATTGCGATGTTCTCACATGTGGGGTTTCAGGATGCGGCCGACGGCGCGTCGCATCAGGCGACGACTTATCTTGCCGCCACCTGCGCGATTCCGCACACCGTGGTGGTCGCGCCATCCTGTTCGGATGAAGCAGAGGCGCTCATGTACCAAGCCATCAAGCGTTACGCGGCGGACCGGGCGGGAGGCCACGATGGCGAATCCTATATTTTCTTTGTCGGGCGCGAGAATTATCCACTCTCGTGGGTTGAGAACGCCCGGTATGAGTGGGGCAGGGCACAAGTGTTGCAGCGGGGGAGTGATGTGGTTCTCGTCGGTTGCGGTCCACTGCTGAGCAAAGCCATCGAGGCTGGCCGGAGACTGGCGGAACAGAACGTCAGGGCGACCGTCATCAACAACCCGTTCATAAACCGCGTTGATCTCGACACGATTGGCGCGGAGGTCCGGAACTGCTCCGGCCGCGTGGTGACGATCGAAGATCACCAGACCATCGGTGGCATGGGCGCGCAGGTTTCGCACGCCCTGTCGCAGGCCGGCATCGCGCATCGGATGAAATCACTGGGCATCAAAGGCGAATTCGGCCAGTCCGCGTACATCGCGGAGCATCTTTACGAGAAGCACAACCTGACCGCGGCAAAGATGGCCGAGTCCGCGCTGGAATTGGTGGGCCCGAAATAGCGAATCACGACGTCGGGATCGGTCTGTGTTACAGCGAGATGCGGCTGGTGGCCGGCTTTGATTTGACGTCGTCACGATTGCGGCTGGTATTTGATTTGCTGCGAATGACGCAGAGTGGCTCGTCCTTGCGGATAACGAAAGCCGCCGGGCAGGTGGTGTGCAGCCGATGAAACATTTCATTCTAACAATTCTTGTGGCGATCAACTGCGCCGCCAGTCTTCAGGCGCAACGTTGCGCGGTATGCGACATGCCGTTCGACTCGGTCCTTTACACGATTCAGGACAGAGTCACCGACCAGCAGGTGAGCGTTTGTGGCAAGTGCCTCGCCTTGACAACGCGGTGCTATCTCTGCGCGCTACCGGTCAAGAACAACTTCACGACCCTGGATGACGGGCGTGTGTTGTGCGCGCGCGACGCGAAAGGCGTCGTCCTGTCGGAGAACGAGGCGTTGCAGGTGTGCAGTGAGGCCAGGGGTGAACTGGACAGGGTATTTTCGAGATTTCTGAGCTTTCCAACGAACGTGACCACGGCAGTGGTCGATAAGGTCCACATGGAGCAGTTGTTCAAGAAGGCCGGATTCGATAACCAATGCCCCTCCATATTCGGTTACATCCGGAGCCGCACGAACGAGCAGGGTGAGATGAAACATGCGATCAGTTTGCTCAGTGGCCTGCCCCGGGCGCGGTTGATGGCCGTCTGCGCTCACGAGATGGCGCATTCATGGGTCAACGAACATGTGACACGCGCCCGGCAGGTTCATTTGGACGCCGTGGAAGGATTCTGCGAACTGGTCGCCTACAAGCTCATGGCTTACCTGGGGCACGAACAGGAGCAGAAAATCATCAGGGCGAATCATTACACGCGGGGGCAGTTCGATTTGTTCCTCGCTGCGGACAACCAATACGGATTTTACACCCTCATGGAATGGATGCAGTCGGGACTCGACGCGAGTCTTGACGGAAAAGACCTGGATCGCGTCAGAAGGGTGAGGTTTCAGCCCCGGCGATCCGCAACGGCAGAGTTTGTTCCGTTGCCGAAGCCCG harbors:
- a CDS encoding transketolase C-terminal domain-containing protein; the encoded protein is ATQENATGGHGFPLANGEKIVDWVNEIYEGQPPPDEFVNWASALRLDWEKKEAAKKAKAAANPPPPPSPKKDKVQSGLARAAVRAAQEGFPVYSISSDVQGSTGISTFQKSLPQRFVEVGIAEANMISTGAGFAKMGFIPIVDTFGQFGVTKGNLPLTMAALSQAPVIAMFSHVGFQDAADGASHQATTYLAATCAIPHTVVVAPSCSDEAEALMYQAIKRYAADRAGGHDGESYIFFVGRENYPLSWVENARYEWGRAQVLQRGSDVVLVGCGPLLSKAIEAGRRLAEQNVRATVINNPFINRVDLDTIGAEVRNCSGRVVTIEDHQTIGGMGAQVSHALSQAGIAHRMKSLGIKGEFGQSAYIAEHLYEKHNLTAAKMAESALELVGPK
- a CDS encoding protein DA1, with translation MKHFILTILVAINCAASLQAQRCAVCDMPFDSVLYTIQDRVTDQQVSVCGKCLALTTRCYLCALPVKNNFTTLDDGRVLCARDAKGVVLSENEALQVCSEARGELDRVFSRFLSFPTNVTTAVVDKVHMEQLFKKAGFDNQCPSIFGYIRSRTNEQGEMKHAISLLSGLPRARLMAVCAHEMAHSWVNEHVTRARQVHLDAVEGFCELVAYKLMAYLGHEQEQKIIRANHYTRGQFDLFLAADNQYGFYTLMEWMQSGLDASLDGKDLDRVRRVRFQPRRSATAEFVPLPKPAPTPVPDTLTLIGISGTGSRRLALVNDRALSAGESGKVRVARTNVVVHCLEVRSGSVLIEVEGSSETKELFLKSK